The DNA sequence TCTGTTAGCAAATTCTTTGCATTTCCTCGGATCCCATCTGTTCCGAAGATTGAAGATTCTTTTGATAAAGGCGAAAGGCCAATGGGGTCCATTTCATTGTGGCTATTTGATATAGCCAAGAAGGTTAAATCGGCTGAACATTAGCTCAAATAGAAACCTTTTCCTAATAAATCATTCAAATAATGCCAAAGTGAGTTCTGAATCAGATTTTTTATGGCAGATAATTCTTCATTAATTGCCCTCAGCAAACTACAAAAAATTCTTTTGATGCTGGTGGCTTTTGTACTATCTGCAGCACTTTTGATCATGAAGATTAGTGTTGCTTCAGTGCAGCCACTCGAGCAACTGGCTCGTAGTTCGCTGTTGCCAGAAATAGCTTTAGCCAATGGTAAACCAACTATTTTCGAGTTCTATGCAGATTGGTGTGAAGTATGTCAAAAAATGTCCCCCTCAATAGTCGACTTAGAAAAAAGGATGGGGGATAAACTTGATATTGTTTTATTGAATGTAGATAATCAGAGGTGGTCTCCCCTGATTGATAAATATAATGTTAATGGAATACCTCAATTCATTTTCTTTAATCAAGATGGGGATCTTAAGGGAATTTCCATTGGCCTATTAAGCTCTGAAAAAATAATTAAGGCATCAGAGTATCTTATAGACAATAAAGAGCTAACTGATATTGAAGAGTTCAATAATATGTCTCCAGATAGATTTAAATTCACAGATTTGATTGATACCTCTAAGTCCAGGCCTGTTAATCCTAGAAGCCATAGTTAAAACTTACCAATCAAGAGCCTTTGCGACTATAGGGAATTGTTGAGAGAAAATTGTTTTACAGGCATTTGCAATTTCCATATGTTCTTTTTGAGTGCCATAACCTGACCTTAAATTGATATAATGGATCCAGGATCTGCAAGAACCACTCATATATATTCTTGTAGGAGTTGCAAGTGGTAAAATGAATCTTGCACACTCTTTTGCTATTCCAGATTCAAGCATTTCTTGATATAGGTTGAGAGAGTCTTCAAACTGCTTCTTTATTTTTATCTTGAAACGGGCAGTTATTTCTTCGGGTAAGTCATGTATTGAATTTTGCCTATTTTTATTATCTTGTCTCCTTAATTCAGGGACAGGAATTTGACCTAGCTGGCTACTGTCTGCATACCTTTGGGAGAATTCTTGAAATGTAAAAGATCTATGGCGAAGAATTTGAGCAGCTATGCCTCTATTTGTTTCAATTTG is a window from the Prochlorococcus marinus str. MIT 9211 genome containing:
- a CDS encoding thioredoxin domain-containing protein, with amino-acid sequence MADNSSLIALSKLQKILLMLVAFVLSAALLIMKISVASVQPLEQLARSSLLPEIALANGKPTIFEFYADWCEVCQKMSPSIVDLEKRMGDKLDIVLLNVDNQRWSPLIDKYNVNGIPQFIFFNQDGDLKGISIGLLSSEKIIKASEYLIDNKELTDIEEFNNMSPDRFKFTDLIDTSKSRPVNPRSHS
- the thyX gene encoding FAD-dependent thymidylate synthase, with product MNSVHLVTATPDAEKTMAYIARVSNPKNQDNEDFTKLLRYCIKHEHWSVFEQAFMTIQIETNRGIAAQILRHRSFTFQEFSQRYADSSQLGQIPVPELRRQDNKNRQNSIHDLPEEITARFKIKIKKQFEDSLNLYQEMLESGIAKECARFILPLATPTRIYMSGSCRSWIHYINLRSGYGTQKEHMEIANACKTIFSQQFPIVAKALDW